Proteins encoded in a region of the uncultured Paludibaculum sp. genome:
- a CDS encoding glycosyltransferase family 4 protein, which yields MKVLVLTEYPPSAAGLATQGELFCRGLLDAGADVHPVHFESPQEKEWYYRWFRPDVVVGIGFWGHVPHLVLHPQQFGMTAVPWLVADGYVAAHHDVLDALPLVLVTSNWVKETYIRDGLSGHNIEVLPVGCDTDSFIPRGADDPKVHSIREALGVGDGQQMILTVGGDAASKGAQEVMRALALIRSEAPAWKYVCKVWPQPRTVQQNLADLQLAAQLGIDENVTYSTNVVSHNFMPYLLDACDIYAAPSRLEGFGMLQVEANACGKPVVAVRAMAFLDTLVHCETAFLAEVAEEIKITEGIFGEGHGIDTGHRVVFPCPRTVEYRASVEDIAKYLLDLMRDEGLRRQMGEAGRRRVVERFDYRRVARRFLEIVSDRLGIQ from the coding sequence ATGAAAGTGCTTGTATTGACGGAGTACCCGCCATCAGCGGCGGGTCTCGCGACGCAGGGCGAGCTATTCTGCCGAGGCTTGCTGGACGCAGGCGCGGATGTCCATCCCGTGCATTTCGAGTCGCCGCAGGAGAAGGAGTGGTACTACCGCTGGTTCCGGCCTGATGTGGTGGTCGGCATCGGGTTCTGGGGTCACGTTCCGCACCTGGTCCTTCACCCGCAGCAGTTCGGGATGACCGCCGTTCCATGGCTGGTGGCGGATGGCTACGTAGCGGCGCATCACGACGTGCTGGATGCGCTACCGTTGGTCCTCGTTACCTCCAATTGGGTAAAGGAGACATACATCCGTGATGGTCTCAGCGGGCACAACATCGAGGTTCTGCCTGTGGGCTGCGACACTGATTCCTTCATCCCGCGCGGCGCCGATGACCCGAAGGTCCACTCCATCCGTGAGGCGTTGGGCGTGGGCGATGGCCAGCAGATGATCCTGACCGTGGGCGGAGATGCCGCTTCGAAAGGCGCGCAGGAAGTCATGCGGGCGCTGGCACTCATCCGGAGCGAGGCGCCGGCCTGGAAATATGTGTGCAAAGTCTGGCCGCAGCCTCGCACCGTGCAGCAGAATCTGGCGGACCTGCAACTAGCCGCCCAACTGGGCATCGACGAGAACGTGACCTATTCCACCAATGTGGTCTCCCACAACTTCATGCCTTACCTGCTGGACGCCTGCGACATCTACGCCGCGCCATCGCGTCTGGAGGGTTTCGGGATGCTTCAAGTGGAGGCCAATGCCTGCGGCAAACCGGTGGTGGCCGTTCGCGCCATGGCATTCCTGGATACCCTGGTCCACTGCGAAACGGCGTTTCTGGCTGAGGTGGCCGAGGAGATCAAGATCACAGAGGGGATCTTTGGAGAAGGACACGGCATCGACACCGGCCATCGAGTCGTGTTCCCCTGCCCACGCACCGTGGAGTATCGGGCCAGCGTCGAGGATATCGCCAAGTACCTTTTGGACCTCATGCGGGACGAAGGTCTGCGGCGGCAGATGGGTGAGGCCGGGCGGCGGCGGGTCGTCGAGCGTTTTGACTATCGCCGCGTGGCCAGGCGTTTCCTGGAGATTGTCTCCGACCGGCTTGGGATCCAGTGA